One Lepisosteus oculatus isolate fLepOcu1 chromosome 13, fLepOcu1.hap2, whole genome shotgun sequence genomic region harbors:
- the c13h3orf38 gene encoding uncharacterized protein C3orf38 homolog, with the protein MSGLSEKEKEGCSKILKSLSEADLLALNDTVTNRRIAVENIEEAQQAILIYSQNAEELLKRKKVQRDVIFSYLVKEGVVVSPAAEKHLLIKRTLEYWRSDDATAEASRVRVEDEATSSKAEQMTAGDYQVLAKQFCQWFFQLLNSQNPTLGQTSSDWGPQHFWEDARLKFCYSTGEQQEEEYQGAQLTSLRLLALAREEQLLFSPNLEPQGLKWVASPHGLVVVAVAGTIHRHRSCLGIFEQVFGLIRAPMDNSWKIKFVNLKILGKDGLEGGGQAMLPTVTYEHSDLQLLCG; encoded by the exons ATGTCGGGgttgtctgaaaaagaaaaggaaggttGTTCGAAAATACTGAAGTCTCTGTCGGAAGCAGATTTATTAGCTCTGAATGATACCGTTACCAACAGAAGGATTGCAGTGGAGAATATAGAAG AAGCTCagcaggccatcctgatctACAGCCAAAATGCCGAGGAGCTGCTGAAACGAAAAAAGGTGCAAAGGGACGTCATCTTCTCCTACCTAGTGAAGGAAGGTGTCGTCGTGTCACCGGCGGCGGAGAAGCACCTGCTGATTAAGAGGACCTTGGAGTATTGGCGCTCCGACGACGCGACTGCTGAG GCCTCCAGGGTCCGTGTGGAAGATGAGGCCACATCCTCGAAGGCAGAGCAGATGACGGCCGGCGATTACCAGGTGCTGGCCAAGCAGTTCTGCCAGTGGTTCTTCCAGCTCCTGAACTCCCAGAATCCCACGCTGGGGCAAACTTCGTCAGACTGGGGCCCACAGCACTTCTGGGAGGACGCCAGGCTGAAGTTCTGCTACAGCACAGGCGaacagcaggaggaggagtaccaGGGGGCACAGCTGACCAGCCTGCGCCTACTGGCGCTGGCCAGGGAGGAACAGCTGTTGTTCAGCCCGAACCTAGAGCCCCAAGGCCTCAAGTGGGTCGCTTCGCCTCACGGACTGGTGGTAGTCGCGGTGGCCGGGACCATCCACCGGCATCGCTCCTGCCTGGGAATTTTTGAGCAGGTTTTCGGCCTTATCCGAGCTCCCATGGACAACAGctggaaaattaaatttgtgaaCTTGAAAATTCTAGGGAAGGACGGGCTCGAAGGCGGAGGGCAAGCTATGTTACCAACGGTGACCTATGAGCACAGTGATCTGCAGCTCCTCTGTGggtga
- the LOC102691156 gene encoding uncharacterized protein — protein sequence MDAAGECAGGLAGRVTVYTTLGCPHCQRAKSRLRGLGLPFCEVDLSRHAALAQRIRKLTGGRTAPQIFFNSVHVGSSDDLQKLAPEELQRLVRMVREEPVPLDAPPIPREENQRKRGILSDGAAELSEELRRTILKLYADHISADGKFVDYKAMSRSPIFEKYCELTIQLQRVELQSLSREEKLAFFINVYNALVIHGHIRMGSPQNMWQRYRFFNYVSYLIGGAVFTLQDIENGVLRGNRKGVAQLMKPFSLSDPRLQVALPDPEPLVHFALNCGAKGCPPIKTYTAKDIASQLRTAAEAFLENDEGCKVDPLRGEVHLSQIFKWYKVDFGDTDEKLLKWVLNHMGDSPKKSSLEALLKAPCYKVIYMPYNWSTNGMG from the exons ATGGATGCGGCAGGGGAGTGCGCTGGGGGGCTGGCAGGGCGAGTGACAGTGTACACCACGCTGGGGTGCCCACACTGCCAGCGAGCCAAGTCTCGGCTGAGGGGGCTGGGCCTGCCCTTCTGTGAGGTGGACCTGAGCAGGCACGCCGCGCTGGCGCAGAGGATCCGGAAGCTGACGGGTGGCAGGACAGCGCCTCAGATCTTTTTCAACAGCGTCCACGTTGGCAGCAGTGACGACCTGCAGAAACTG GCTCCAGAGGAACTGCAGAGGCTGGTGCGCATGGTGAGAGAGGAGCCAGTGCCTCTGGATGCCCCTCCGATTCCCAGAGAGGAAAACCAACGAAAGAGAGGGATTCTCAGTGATGGAG CTGCTGAACTGTCCGAGGAACTGCGCCGCACAATCCTGAAACTCTATGCTGATCACATCTCTGCAGATGGAAAG TTTGTAGATTACAAGGCCATGTCTAGGAGTCCGATCTTTGAGAAGTACTGTGAgctgaccatccagctccagcgTGTGGAGCTGCAGTCTCTGAGCCGTGAAGAGAAGCTGGCCTTCTTCATCAACGTCTACAATGCCCTGGTCATCCACGGTCACATCCGCATGGGCTCCCCCCAGAACATGTGGCAGCGGTACAGG TTTTTTAACTACGTGAGTTACCTGATTGGCGGGGCAGTATTCACCCTGCAGGACATTGAGAACGGGGTGCTGAGGGGAAACAGGAAGGGTGtggcccagttaatgaagcccTTCTCCCTGAGCGACCCACGGCTCCAG GTCGCTCTCCCTGACCCAGAGCCTCTCGTCCACTTTGCCTTGAACTGCGGAGCGAAGGGCTGCCCCCCCATTAAGACCTACACAGCCAAG GATATCGCCAGCCAGCTCCGAACGGCAGCAGAGGCCTTTCTGGAGAATGACGAGGGCTGTAAAGTTGACCCTCTGAGGGGAGAGGTACATCTCAGCCAGATTTTCAAGTGGTACAAGGTGGACTTTGGAGATACTGATGAGAAG CTACTGAAATGGGTTTTAAACCACATGGGTGACTCTCCCAAGAAGTCCAGCCTGGAGGCTCTTCTGAAAGCACCTTGCTATAAAGTCATCTACATGCCCTACAACTGGTCCACCAATGGCATGGGCTGA